One part of the Algibacter sp. L1A34 genome encodes these proteins:
- a CDS encoding TonB-dependent receptor — translation MNKITLIFLFGIFSISLHSQQTFVKGSLLDALTFEPIKNVFVDIEDSDLSTYSNALGEFVFDKNLPLGEQMLRVSKKGYISKRFPIIINEGETVNISDITLDIDASATSDLFTITLTDDELNDDSSGADNISGLLASSLDIFQRTAAFEFSQSFFRLRGLDSKNSTILINGIEMNKTYNGRPQWSNWGGINDVLRNQELTTGLTPSNYNFGGVLGTNNINIRASQTRAGGRLTYSSSNRSYSNRLMASYASGLLKNNWAYTLTLGRRWGNEGYQDATSYNSNSFFTSVEKIINKDHSLSFSAIYTPNRRGKSSPNTQEIFDLKDIKYNEYWGWQDGEKRNSRIKEVNEPIVMLNHYWNLNNKTKLNTNIGYQFGKMGNSRLDYNGKDLIDGFPQGGGANPSAAYYQKLPSYFERNFPDELGFAYQALQTFQDSGQIDWEAMYSTNIANTQNGGNATYALYEDRVDDRQLTINSILNKEINDHININAGVNFKILNSENFAEVLDLLGAETYLDIDGFATNINEAQNDLLNPNRIVGVGEKFKYDYNIFANEIGGYAQTQFSYSNADFYVAASIKNTEYQREGIYQNGGFPDNSLGKGEKLSFMGFGAKAGFTYKLSGKHVFNFNAGYITRAPTLQNTFSNSRENHNIVPDITEEKITSADVSYVFRSSMIKARLTGYYTKVTDASEISFFFADGIGGDNLAFVQEILQGIEKQHIGAEFGVEAQVTPTIKLKGAAAIGQFIYNNNPNLFLSTEPDDEALAAGFIDGFKDFGQSKLKNYKIASGPQNAYSVGFEYSDPDYWWFGATANFFANTYIDVSPLTRSSNFSTDFDGNVFNDYDEVLARELLKQERFDNYMVVNLIGGKSWKVGDYYIGFFASINNLLDQVYKSGGFEQGRNANYRELRDDKALDTPVFGSKYWYGRGTTYFLNLNVRF, via the coding sequence ATGAATAAAATAACCCTTATTTTTTTATTCGGAATTTTTTCAATATCCCTCCATTCACAGCAAACTTTTGTGAAAGGTAGCCTACTCGACGCACTCACTTTTGAACCTATAAAAAATGTTTTTGTTGACATTGAAGACAGTGATTTATCAACATATTCTAATGCTTTAGGTGAATTCGTGTTTGATAAAAACCTGCCGTTAGGCGAGCAAATGCTAAGGGTTTCTAAAAAGGGTTATATCTCAAAACGATTCCCAATTATTATAAATGAAGGTGAAACTGTAAATATTTCCGATATCACATTAGATATTGATGCTAGCGCGACCAGTGATTTATTTACCATTACATTAACCGATGATGAATTGAACGACGATTCTAGCGGTGCCGATAATATTTCGGGATTATTAGCCTCATCTCTCGATATTTTTCAACGTACAGCAGCATTCGAGTTTAGTCAGTCTTTTTTTCGTCTTCGCGGATTAGATTCAAAAAACAGTACCATTTTAATCAATGGTATCGAAATGAATAAAACCTACAACGGTAGACCGCAATGGAGTAATTGGGGCGGTATAAACGATGTATTGCGTAATCAAGAATTAACCACAGGCTTAACACCATCAAATTATAATTTTGGAGGTGTTTTGGGGACAAATAATATTAATATTCGGGCATCTCAAACTAGAGCAGGTGGGCGGTTAACCTATTCTTCTTCTAATCGAAGTTACAGTAATCGGCTTATGGCGAGTTATGCTTCTGGTTTGTTAAAAAATAATTGGGCATATACATTAACGTTAGGTCGTCGATGGGGAAATGAAGGCTATCAAGATGCGACGAGTTATAATTCAAATTCCTTTTTCACTTCCGTGGAAAAAATAATAAACAAAGACCATAGTTTAAGCTTTTCTGCAATTTACACACCAAATCGCAGAGGTAAATCGTCTCCAAATACACAAGAGATTTTCGATTTAAAAGATATAAAATACAATGAATATTGGGGATGGCAAGATGGTGAAAAACGAAATTCTAGAATAAAAGAAGTAAACGAACCCATTGTAATGCTTAACCATTACTGGAATTTGAATAATAAAACTAAGTTAAATACAAACATTGGTTATCAATTCGGGAAAATGGGAAATAGCCGTTTGGACTATAACGGTAAAGATTTAATTGATGGTTTTCCGCAAGGTGGTGGTGCTAACCCTAGTGCGGCATATTATCAAAAATTGCCAAGTTATTTTGAACGTAATTTTCCAGATGAGTTAGGTTTTGCCTATCAAGCATTACAAACATTTCAGGACAGCGGGCAAATAGATTGGGAAGCCATGTATAGCACTAATATAGCAAATACTCAAAATGGAGGGAATGCCACGTATGCTTTGTATGAAGATCGTGTAGATGATCGGCAACTCACCATAAATTCGATTTTGAATAAAGAAATAAACGACCACATTAATATTAATGCAGGTGTAAATTTTAAAATTTTAAATTCCGAGAACTTTGCTGAGGTTTTAGATCTTTTAGGAGCAGAAACTTATTTAGATATCGATGGATTTGCAACAAATATTAACGAAGCCCAAAATGATTTATTAAATCCAAACCGTATTGTTGGTGTGGGTGAGAAATTTAAATATGATTATAATATTTTTGCGAACGAAATTGGAGGATATGCTCAAACTCAATTTTCATATAGTAATGCAGATTTTTATGTAGCTGCCAGTATCAAAAATACCGAATATCAACGAGAAGGTATTTATCAAAATGGAGGATTTCCAGATAACTCATTAGGGAAAGGCGAGAAATTAAGTTTTATGGGTTTTGGTGCAAAAGCAGGTTTTACTTATAAGCTATCGGGTAAACATGTGTTTAATTTTAACGCAGGTTACATTACTAGGGCACCAACATTACAAAATACGTTTTCAAACTCTAGAGAAAATCATAATATTGTTCCAGATATTACTGAAGAAAAAATAACATCTGCCGATGTAAGTTATGTCTTTCGTTCGTCCATGATTAAAGCGAGACTCACAGGGTATTACACAAAAGTGACTGATGCTAGCGAAATTTCATTCTTTTTTGCCGATGGTATTGGTGGCGATAATTTGGCCTTTGTACAAGAAATTCTTCAAGGCATTGAAAAACAACATATCGGTGCCGAATTTGGTGTTGAAGCCCAAGTAACACCAACCATAAAATTGAAAGGCGCTGCCGCTATCGGGCAGTTTATATACAATAATAATCCAAACCTGTTTCTGTCTACCGAACCTGATGATGAAGCATTAGCTGCTGGTTTTATAGATGGTTTTAAAGATTTTGGACAATCTAAACTAAAAAATTATAAAATTGCCTCTGGGCCACAAAATGCATATTCAGTAGGTTTTGAGTATAGCGATCCAGATTATTGGTGGTTTGGAGCTACGGCAAACTTTTTCGCAAACACTTATATAGATGTGAGTCCGTTAACGCGTTCTTCAAATTTTTCAACAGATTTTGATGGTAATGTTTTTAATGATTATGATGAGGTTTTGGCTAGAGAACTTCTAAAGCAAGAACGGTTTGATAATTATATGGTGGTGAATTTAATTGGCGGGAAATCGTGGAAGGTTGGGGACTATTACATCGGTTTTTTTGCAAGCATAAATAATTTATTAGATCAAGTTTATAAATCTGGAGGTTTCGAGCAAGGCAGAAATGCAAATTACCGTGAACTTAGAGATGATAAAGCTTTAGATACACCTGTTTTTGGATCGAAATATTGGTATGGTCGTGGAACTACATATTTCTTGAATTTGAATGTGAGATTTTAA
- a CDS encoding endonuclease/exonuclease/phosphatase family protein encodes MNCLKIAFIGLFFMVFLNTNAQDKKFKIHTVAFYNLENLFDTINDTSKLDEYSPMMELKTDKGPVYKKKIRNMARVIADIGKDVSENSPSIIGVCEVENKAVLEDLVNDSLLVDKDYGIVHYNSTDVRGIDVALLYQKKAFTPISTSSHELKIYNADTNKRVYTREQLLVSGKLEDETIHLIVNHWPSRRGGEAKSRPKRVAAAKLSKHLLDSLQMIDPYAKVFIMGDLNDNPNNASVKKILKAKPSKKLGLKGIYNPYINFYKNGIGTTAYRDAWSLFDQIMITKPLLEKDYSSFQFYKAGIYNKNYIITKNGAYKGYPLRSFGYHGFNNGFSDHFPVYIYLIKEVP; translated from the coding sequence ATGAATTGTTTAAAAATCGCTTTTATCGGTTTATTTTTCATGGTCTTTTTAAACACAAATGCACAGGATAAAAAGTTTAAAATTCATACGGTTGCCTTCTACAATTTAGAGAATTTATTCGATACTATAAATGATACGTCAAAACTAGATGAATATAGCCCCATGATGGAATTGAAAACGGATAAAGGTCCCGTTTACAAGAAAAAAATAAGGAATATGGCACGTGTTATTGCCGATATCGGTAAAGATGTTTCTGAAAACTCACCAAGTATTATTGGTGTTTGCGAGGTTGAAAATAAAGCCGTTTTAGAAGATCTAGTAAACGATTCACTTCTCGTGGATAAAGATTATGGTATTGTGCATTATAACTCCACAGACGTACGTGGAATTGATGTTGCCTTGTTATATCAAAAAAAAGCTTTTACACCTATAAGCACAAGCTCTCATGAATTAAAAATTTACAATGCAGATACTAACAAACGCGTTTATACTCGTGAACAATTACTAGTAAGTGGAAAATTGGAAGACGAAACCATTCATCTTATTGTGAATCATTGGCCATCGCGACGTGGTGGCGAGGCTAAAAGCAGACCAAAACGTGTGGCTGCAGCCAAATTAAGCAAGCATCTTTTAGATTCTTTACAGATGATAGATCCGTATGCCAAAGTGTTTATTATGGGGGATTTAAATGATAATCCAAATAATGCGAGCGTTAAAAAAATTTTAAAGGCTAAACCCTCTAAAAAATTGGGTTTAAAAGGCATTTACAATCCTTATATTAATTTCTATAAAAACGGTATTGGCACAACAGCTTATCGAGATGCTTGGAGTTTATTCGATCAAATTATGATTACGAAACCTTTACTTGAAAAAGATTACTCGTCATTTCAGTTTTACAAAGCAGGTATTTACAACAAAAACTATATTATCACTAAAAATGGAGCATATAAGGGTTATCCTTTAAGAAGTTTTGGGTATCACGGGTTTAACAATGGCTTTAGTGATCACTTTCCTGTTTATATTTATTTGATTAAAGAAGTGCCTTAA
- a CDS encoding Ig-like domain-containing protein — protein sequence MKYLYLFLFVMFFACSGSDDSVAIEPPVATNDAASTPENTQVIINVLSNDVLTNSAELTDFDAVSAENGVITEILNKLIYTPADNFSGTDTFTYTICNGLSTPICATGTVTVTVTDNGTALAVDDALEVLENTTTVLDELLDNDTIVDGAEYESIDTTLTNGTVVLNDDGTIGYTATNGFAGEDTFTYTICDNDVNPECSTATVTITVLDEGTPEATNDTYSVVLDSSLNIFNVLSNDDIIDGALITDTDNSLTQGAITLNSDGTISYTAQSGFEGTDTFTYTICDNDVPTAQCSTATVTVSVVKPISFNISSSLGDYYDGVIFTEDADLMFNQISAHTQDMHTVILSYTQRHDYLYNADADLSNQDNVILMYTGESRYWEEYTSGNNPYATQTYNTEHIFPQSRLSSDIAVSDLHHLRSADATVNSDRSNYPYIDGSGTNKLIGEAWYPGDDWRGDVARMVMYLNIRYGEDFDKVGGLELFKAWNVADPVSAFEEQRNNVIYAAQGNRNPFIDNPYIATLIWGGTAAENKWE from the coding sequence ATGAAATATTTATATCTATTTTTATTTGTAATGTTTTTTGCTTGTAGCGGAAGTGATGATAGTGTGGCTATAGAGCCACCTGTAGCAACTAACGATGCTGCAAGTACACCAGAAAACACACAAGTAATAATAAATGTGTTAAGTAATGATGTACTTACAAATAGTGCGGAACTTACCGATTTCGATGCAGTCTCTGCAGAAAATGGAGTTATTACAGAAATCTTAAATAAACTTATTTATACACCTGCTGATAACTTTAGTGGCACAGATACGTTCACTTATACTATTTGTAATGGCTTAAGTACGCCAATTTGTGCAACAGGTACAGTTACGGTTACAGTTACGGATAATGGCACTGCACTGGCTGTAGACGATGCTTTAGAAGTTTTAGAGAATACAACTACTGTACTTGATGAGTTATTAGATAATGATACTATAGTAGACGGTGCGGAATATGAGTCTATAGACACAACTTTAACTAATGGAACTGTTGTTTTAAATGATGATGGTACAATCGGTTATACTGCTACGAATGGTTTTGCAGGTGAAGACACATTTACATATACCATATGTGATAATGATGTAAACCCAGAATGTTCTACAGCTACTGTTACTATTACTGTTTTAGATGAAGGAACTCCTGAAGCGACTAACGATACTTACTCTGTGGTTTTAGATTCTTCTTTAAATATCTTTAATGTTCTATCTAATGATGATATTATTGATGGTGCATTAATAACGGATACTGATAATTCGTTGACACAAGGTGCTATTACTTTAAATTCAGATGGAACAATAAGCTATACAGCTCAATCTGGTTTTGAAGGCACTGATACATTTACCTATACTATTTGTGATAACGATGTTCCAACTGCACAATGCTCAACAGCAACCGTTACAGTATCAGTTGTAAAACCAATAAGCTTTAATATCTCTTCTAGTTTAGGGGATTATTACGATGGTGTTATTTTTACAGAAGATGCCGATTTAATGTTCAATCAAATTTCTGCACATACGCAAGATATGCACACGGTAATATTAAGTTATACACAACGTCATGATTATTTATATAATGCCGATGCCGATTTATCAAATCAAGATAATGTAATTTTAATGTATACTGGCGAAAGTAGATATTGGGAGGAGTATACTTCAGGAAATAATCCATATGCAACACAAACTTATAACACAGAACATATTTTTCCACAATCTAGGTTAAGTTCGGATATAGCAGTTTCAGATTTACATCATCTAAGATCTGCTGATGCAACAGTTAACAGTGATAGAAGTAACTATCCATATATCGATGGAAGCGGAACTAATAAATTAATTGGAGAAGCTTGGTATCCTGGTGATGACTGGCGTGGTGATGTTGCTAGAATGGTAATGTATTTAAACATTCGTTACGGAGAGGATTTTGATAAAGTTGGTGGTTTAGAGCTTTTTAAAGCATGGAACGTTGCCGATCCAGTATCAGCCTTTGAAGAACAACGTAACAACGTAATTTATGCCGCACAAGGCAATAGAAACCCTTTTATTGATAATCCATACATAGCTACTTTAATATGGGGCGGTACGGCTGCAGAAAATAAATGGGAATAA
- a CDS encoding TonB-dependent receptor produces MKKTANYLLLTVALLFSTVIMAQSTITGTLVEQGIDMPLPGANVLEKGTTNGVVTDFDGNFTLKTKSDSGEIVITYVGYTSKTIPFSGSASLGRVMLAPSQVGLETVQIIASVAVDRKTPVAVSTIKSADIELKLGTQEFPEILKSTPGIYTTKTGGGYGDAKTRIRGFQSENVAVMINGIPVNDMENGAVYWSNWAGLGDVTSTMQVQRGLGASKVAVPSIGGTINVITKTTDVEEGGSVFTSIANDGYEKYGLTYSTGVNDKGFAATVSAAQTSGNGYVDGTEFTGVSYFVNLSKEINDFHKLSFTAFGSKQRHGQRQNRQLISTFENSERGRKFNADWGYKDGQVLHQEDNFYNKPQMSLNHYWTLSDKTSVSTVAYASFGSGGGGGTAGDNKFTFDSTGYSEYRNGLYGTIDFDKIVDENIANGANGSTTALRASRNDHNWYGVLSTLKTDLSDDIVLLTGLDYRNYKGIHFSEVTDLLGGQYLQEDDNVVNNPNQILKVGDKRSYYNDGLVGWLGAFGQIEYDVNENFNTFLSAALSNTSYKRVDYFGYLDTDPLQETDRYNFLGFSTKGGANYRLDNNHNVFMNIGYFEKAADFDAVFQEFDNEHINENAENQKIFSFELGYGFRSDKLTANVNVYRTTWKDRTETASFQQPDGTNAFANILGVNAIHQGLEVDFIYKATDKLNITGMMSLGDWRWDNNVTDVQILDEDQNLISTVDLFIEDLHVGDAAQTTLALGLNYKLTPDTRVVLDYNYFGDLYADYDPSDRGEPGDDAWKLPDYGLFDAVVSHGFKFGPFDATLTGRINNVFDTEYVTDAFDGTADTALVYFGTGRTFSVGAKLKF; encoded by the coding sequence ATGAAAAAAACAGCAAATTATTTATTACTAACTGTGGCACTGTTATTCAGCACAGTAATTATGGCACAAAGTACTATTACAGGTACTTTAGTGGAACAAGGTATTGATATGCCTCTTCCTGGTGCTAATGTATTAGAGAAGGGAACAACTAATGGAGTTGTAACAGATTTCGACGGAAACTTTACTCTTAAAACAAAATCGGACTCAGGTGAGATTGTAATTACTTATGTTGGTTACACATCTAAAACAATTCCTTTTTCAGGGAGTGCTTCTTTAGGGAGAGTTATGTTAGCGCCTAGCCAAGTAGGTTTAGAAACTGTACAAATTATTGCATCTGTGGCGGTTGATAGAAAAACGCCAGTTGCTGTATCTACAATTAAATCGGCAGATATTGAGCTTAAATTAGGAACACAAGAATTTCCTGAAATTTTAAAATCTACACCAGGTATTTATACAACGAAAACAGGTGGTGGATATGGTGATGCTAAAACAAGAATTAGAGGTTTTCAATCAGAAAACGTTGCTGTAATGATTAACGGTATTCCTGTTAACGATATGGAAAATGGAGCTGTTTACTGGTCTAACTGGGCTGGTTTAGGTGATGTTACTTCAACTATGCAAGTTCAAAGAGGTTTAGGTGCTTCTAAAGTGGCTGTACCTTCTATAGGTGGAACAATTAATGTGATCACAAAAACAACAGATGTTGAAGAAGGTGGTAGTGTGTTTACATCTATCGCAAACGATGGTTACGAAAAATATGGTCTTACATACTCTACAGGAGTAAATGATAAAGGTTTTGCTGCAACAGTTTCTGCTGCTCAAACTAGTGGTAACGGTTACGTAGATGGAACAGAATTCACAGGTGTTTCTTACTTTGTTAACCTTTCTAAAGAAATAAACGATTTTCATAAACTTTCGTTTACTGCTTTTGGTTCTAAGCAACGTCATGGTCAAAGACAAAACAGACAGTTGATTTCTACTTTTGAAAATAGTGAAAGAGGGAGAAAATTTAATGCAGATTGGGGTTATAAAGATGGACAAGTATTGCATCAAGAAGATAACTTCTATAACAAACCACAAATGTCTTTAAATCATTACTGGACTTTAAGTGATAAAACATCTGTTTCAACCGTAGCTTATGCCTCTTTTGGTTCAGGTGGTGGTGGTGGAACCGCTGGAGATAATAAATTTACTTTCGATAGTACAGGATATAGTGAATATAGAAATGGTCTTTACGGAACTATTGATTTCGATAAAATTGTTGACGAGAATATTGCAAATGGAGCAAACGGTTCTACAACTGCTTTAAGAGCTTCTAGAAACGACCATAATTGGTACGGAGTTTTATCAACTTTAAAAACAGATTTATCTGATGATATAGTTTTATTAACAGGTCTTGATTACAGAAACTACAAAGGAATTCACTTTTCTGAAGTAACAGATTTATTAGGTGGTCAATATTTACAAGAAGATGATAATGTTGTAAACAATCCAAATCAAATACTTAAAGTTGGAGATAAAAGAAGTTACTATAATGATGGCTTAGTAGGTTGGTTAGGTGCTTTTGGACAAATAGAATATGATGTAAACGAAAACTTTAATACGTTTTTATCTGCGGCATTATCTAACACTTCTTACAAGAGAGTTGATTATTTTGGTTATTTAGATACAGATCCGTTACAAGAAACAGATCGTTATAATTTCTTAGGGTTTAGTACAAAAGGTGGTGCTAACTATAGATTAGATAATAACCATAACGTATTTATGAATATTGGTTATTTTGAAAAAGCAGCTGATTTTGATGCTGTTTTTCAAGAATTTGATAATGAGCATATTAATGAAAATGCTGAAAATCAAAAAATATTTAGTTTTGAATTAGGGTACGGGTTTAGAAGTGATAAACTTACTGCTAACGTAAACGTATATAGAACAACTTGGAAAGATAGAACGGAAACAGCTTCTTTTCAGCAGCCAGATGGTACAAATGCATTTGCTAATATTTTAGGTGTAAATGCAATTCATCAAGGTTTAGAGGTTGATTTTATTTATAAAGCTACCGATAAGTTAAACATTACAGGGATGATGTCTTTAGGAGATTGGAGATGGGATAACAATGTAACAGATGTTCAAATTCTTGATGAAGATCAAAACCTAATATCTACAGTAGATCTTTTCATAGAAGATTTACATGTTGGTGATGCTGCTCAAACAACATTAGCTTTAGGTTTAAACTACAAGTTAACTCCAGATACAAGAGTAGTTTTAGATTACAATTATTTTGGAGATCTTTATGCTGATTACGACCCTAGTGATAGAGGAGAACCTGGTGATGATGCTTGGAAATTACCAGATTACGGATTGTTTGATGCCGTAGTTAGTCACGGTTTTAAATTTGGTCCATTTGATGCGACTTTAACAGGTCGTATAAATAATGTGTTTGATACAGAGTATGTAACAGATGCTTTCGATGGTACTGCTGATACTGCACTAGTGTATTTCGGTACAGGTAGAACATTTAGTGTTGGAGCAAAACTTAAATTTTAA
- the pgi gene encoding glucose-6-phosphate isomerase: MALPNVNPTTTASWKKLQAHFESVKDVHMKDLFAQDKSRANNFTIKWDDFYVDFSKNRITEETLKYLLELADDVKLKDAIKSQFAGEIINETEGRAVLHTALRAPEDADFKVDGVNVMPEIYQVKQKIEGFTNEVVSGARKGYTGKAFTDVVNIGIGGSDLGPAMVVDSLQYYKNQLTTHFVSNVDGDHVNEVIKKLDPETTLFVIVSKTFTTQETLSNANTLKDWFLKSASSDAIAKHFVAVSTNIEKVKGFGIDGDNIFPMWDWVGGRFSLWSAVGLTVSLAVGYKNFDSMLKGANKMDEHFKNEDFESNIPVVLALLTVWYNNFFKVESEVVIPYSQYLNQFATYLQQGIMESNGKSVDRNGNPIDYQTGTIIWGEPGTNSQHAFFQLIHQGTKLIPADFIGFTKSLHGNQDHQDKLMSNFLAQTEALLNGKTQAEVVAEGTSETITPFKVFKGNKPTNTIFIDKLSPESLGKLIAMYEHKIFVQGIIWNIFSYDQFGVELGKQLASKILKEFSGDVNNEHDSSTQNLLNYYKRFK, encoded by the coding sequence ATGGCATTACCAAACGTAAATCCGACAACAACAGCATCTTGGAAAAAACTGCAAGCGCATTTTGAATCTGTAAAAGATGTACATATGAAAGATTTATTTGCTCAAGATAAATCGAGAGCAAATAATTTCACTATTAAATGGGATGATTTTTATGTAGATTTTTCTAAGAATAGAATTACTGAAGAAACACTTAAGTATTTATTAGAATTAGCTGATGATGTGAAGCTTAAAGACGCCATTAAAAGTCAGTTTGCTGGAGAGATAATAAATGAAACCGAAGGAAGAGCCGTTTTGCATACAGCCTTAAGAGCACCAGAAGATGCCGATTTTAAAGTAGATGGTGTTAATGTGATGCCGGAAATATATCAAGTAAAACAAAAAATTGAAGGTTTTACAAATGAAGTTGTAAGTGGCGCAAGAAAGGGGTATACAGGAAAAGCATTTACCGATGTTGTAAATATAGGTATTGGAGGATCGGATCTTGGACCTGCTATGGTGGTAGATTCACTTCAATATTATAAAAACCAACTAACAACTCATTTCGTGAGTAATGTAGATGGCGATCATGTTAATGAAGTTATTAAAAAATTAGATCCAGAAACTACATTGTTTGTTATTGTTTCTAAAACATTTACTACACAAGAAACACTTTCTAATGCAAATACGTTAAAGGATTGGTTTTTAAAGTCAGCAAGCAGTGATGCTATTGCAAAACATTTTGTTGCAGTTTCTACTAATATTGAAAAAGTAAAAGGTTTCGGAATTGATGGAGATAATATTTTCCCTATGTGGGATTGGGTTGGTGGTCGTTTTTCACTTTGGAGTGCTGTTGGGTTAACCGTAAGTTTAGCTGTTGGTTATAAGAACTTCGATAGCATGTTAAAAGGGGCTAACAAAATGGACGAGCATTTTAAAAATGAAGATTTTGAGTCTAATATTCCAGTTGTTTTAGCATTATTAACGGTTTGGTATAATAACTTTTTTAAAGTAGAAAGTGAAGTGGTAATTCCATATTCACAATATTTAAACCAATTTGCTACCTATTTACAACAAGGTATCATGGAAAGCAATGGTAAAAGTGTAGATAGAAATGGCAATCCTATAGATTACCAAACAGGAACTATTATTTGGGGAGAACCAGGAACAAATTCTCAACATGCCTTTTTTCAATTAATACATCAAGGAACAAAGTTAATTCCAGCCGATTTTATTGGGTTTACTAAGTCGTTACATGGTAACCAGGATCATCAAGATAAATTAATGTCTAATTTTTTAGCGCAAACTGAAGCGTTATTAAATGGTAAAACACAAGCCGAAGTTGTTGCCGAAGGTACAAGTGAGACAATAACACCTTTTAAAGTATTTAAAGGTAACAAGCCAACAAATACCATTTTTATAGATAAATTATCACCAGAGAGTTTAGGTAAACTAATCGCGATGTACGAGCATAAAATATTTGTTCAAGGTATTATATGGAATATCTTTAGTTACGATCAATTTGGTGTAGAGCTAGGAAAACAGTTAGCGTCTAAAATTTTAAAGGAATTTAGTGGTGATGTTAATAATGAACATGATTCTTCAACTCAAAATTTATTGAATTATTATAAGCGATTTAAGTAA